Genomic window (Lewinellaceae bacterium):
TTTGTTTTCCTGCAGTTCGCCGAAAACAACAGCACAGTTCTACCATACCCATAAGCACAAAGAAGGAGTTTCCAACTTCAAGATGCCGGGGTGGCTGGTTTGGATTGGCGGCGGCATCGCCCAGGGATTGGTGCAGGACCCGGAAGCCAGGGCAGGCCTTCGGCTGGCCCGCAAGGTAAAAAAGCTTCGATTTATGGCGACGGAAGATTACAACCCGATCACCACTGCGGAGGTCAGCGATTTCGTCAACAACATCCGCAGCGCCGGCTACGAGGACCTGCTCCAGGTAAAGGAGGGCGGCTCCACCGTTCACATCCTTTCGCGGGAGAAAAAAGAGAAGCTCAAAAACCTGGTTATCCTGGTCAATGACGAAGAGGAGTTCGTCTTCATGGACATGAAATCCCGCCTCAAATACGAAGACCTCTCCGAGCTGGTCAACACCATCCTCAAGGCCGAGAACATGAAAACGGAAGAGGAACAGAAACAGGAAGAACAGCCCGCGGAGAGCGGGGAGCAGCCGGTTGTGGCGAAGAAGGAGCCGAGGGCGTGATTTCGTCGATTCGGGATTCGGGATTCGCGATTCGTTAAAACGAGACCCGAATCCCGGATACACGGATACACGGATACACGGATACACGAAATAAAACTCTTGTAAGCCAATCACCACCAACTACACTTTTTCTCAAAGTACAAAAAACACACAACATGAGAACCTTCATCTGGTCAGCGCTGCTGGCGCTGGGGCCGTTGTTTGCCTTCGCCCAGCCTAAAGCCATCGCGCAGTTCTACGAAAAGTACAAGCAACAGGAGCACGTTACGGATGTCAAGCTCCAGGGATGGCTTCTGGAGATTGCCTCCAGCTTTGCCGACGACGAGCAGGCCAAAAAAATCCTCGACAAGATCACCTACCTCCGGGTATTGGTCATGGAAGAGGGCAACCTGGTCAGCGCCTCCGAATACAAGAACCTGCTGAAAGACATCCGCCAGAGTTCCTTCGAAGAACTGCTCAAAATCCGGGAAGGGCAGCAGGACATCGGCTTCTATATCCGCGAGAAAGGAGATACCATCACCGATGTGCTGCTCCTGGTCAACGGGGAAAGCCAGTTCGTCCTGCTCAGCCTGGAAGGATTGCTCAAATTCAGCGACCTCAACGACCTGCACATCGACATCGACGGGGCAGAGCACTTCGAGCGGCTGCCGGAGAAGAAGGGGGATGTTCCGAGGGCGTGATTCGTTGATTCGTTGATTATATTAGAGCAAAGGACAACCTTGGGCTCAATCAACGAATCAACCCAATCAACCAATTTCACCCTGAGCTTGTCGAGGGACAACCTAACCAGCCACCAAGATTGTTATTATAGTAAAGTTATGATTCTGGATTGCGCCGCCCCGGCTTCGGACTTCGGCGTGAGCTCAGTCGAACGCTGTGGGCGGTTTTTTGTTTGGCACTGCAAGTCAGTTTTTTTAGTTCCATTGATCCAAAACTATAAAATCTTATTATATTTATGGAAAAACACTATGCCTGAACCAAAAGAGAAAACGCCTGATCACCGCCTCCAAGCCAAAGTAGAACAACTCGGCATCGCCTTCGAGCGCCTCGGCCATTCGCCCATGAACGCCCGCGTGGTAGGTTTCCTGCTCCTCGCCGAACCGCCCTACAAAGACTTCTACGAAATCCGGGACTTCCTCGCCGCCAGCAAAAGTTCCATCAGCAATGCCCTCAACTACCTGATGAACGAAGGCACTGTCGATTACCTCACCTTCAGCGGCAACCGCCGCCGCTACTTCCGCATCAACACGGACAACTGGCTGCAAAACCTGAAGCGGCAAACCCAACAAATGGGCCAAATGCGCGGCATATTGGAGCAGGTGCTCGCAGAAAGAGCCGATACCGAATACATCGAATTCAACGATGGCCTGCAGGAGATCATAGATTTTCAAAACTTTATCGCGCAGGGGATTGAGTTGATGATCCGAAAATGGGAGGAGAGAGAATGAGAAATACCGATGCTCTTTTACACTTTTACACCCTTACACTTTTACACCTTTCTACAGAATTCCCTATGTTTAAGGCAAAAAAATGAGGCTACTACTCTCCACTGCATTCCTTGCCCTGGTTGTTTCCGTTTTCGCCCAAACCGATCACCCGCCTGCAACGCCTGCCGCTGAGCGAATCGCCAGCTACCAGCAACGGCAGGCATTGGCCGAACGCTCCATCGCCAACGCCATCGAGTTCCGCAACGCCGGCCCCGCCATCATGAGCGGGCGAGTGGCCGACCTTGACGTATGGGCTGAAGACCCCAGCCACTTCTACGTGGCTTATGCATCTGGCGGGCTGTGGAAGACGGAAAACAACGGCACTTCCTTCGAGCCCCTGTACGACAACGAAATGGTGATGACCATCGGCGACATCGCCGTCGACTGGCAGCGCAATACCATCTGGGTGGGAACCGGCGAAGTCAACTCCAGCCGCTCCTCCTATGCCGGAGTGGGCGTCTACAAGAGCACCGACGGAGGCAAAAACTGGCAGCGCCTGGGCCTGGCCGAAACCCACCACATCGGCCGCATCGTCCTGCACCCCGACAACCCGGACATTGCCTGGGCCGCCGCCCTGGGCCACCTCTACTCGCCTAACCGGGAGCGCGGCATCTACAAGACCACCAACGGTGGCCAGAGCTGGGAAAAAACGCTCTACGTCAACGAAAATACCGGAGGCATCGACCTCCTCCTTGACCCCGACGACGCCAACACCCTCTACGCCGCCACCTGGGAGCGCGAGCGCCGTGCCTGGAACTTCGTGGAATCGGGCCCAGGCTCCGCCATCTACAAAAGTACCGACGGCGGCGCCACCTGGGCAAACATCAGCAAAGCGGGCTTCCCCACCGGAGAATTCGCCGGCCGCATCGGGCTGGACCTGGTTAAACAGGATGGCCAAACCATCCTCTACGCCGCCATCGACAACTACGAGCGCTACCCCAAAGAAGAGGAAGAGGATCAACTCA
Coding sequences:
- a CDS encoding DUF4252 domain-containing protein, with amino-acid sequence MRISIVLLALFSLFSCSSPKTTAQFYHTHKHKEGVSNFKMPGWLVWIGGGIAQGLVQDPEARAGLRLARKVKKLRFMATEDYNPITTAEVSDFVNNIRSAGYEDLLQVKEGGSTVHILSREKKEKLKNLVILVNDEEEFVFMDMKSRLKYEDLSELVNTILKAENMKTEEEQKQEEQPAESGEQPVVAKKEPRA
- a CDS encoding DUF4252 domain-containing protein — its product is MRTFIWSALLALGPLFAFAQPKAIAQFYEKYKQQEHVTDVKLQGWLLEIASSFADDEQAKKILDKITYLRVLVMEEGNLVSASEYKNLLKDIRQSSFEELLKIREGQQDIGFYIREKGDTITDVLLLVNGESQFVLLSLEGLLKFSDLNDLHIDIDGAEHFERLPEKKGDVPRA